Proteins encoded together in one Microcaecilia unicolor chromosome 3, aMicUni1.1, whole genome shotgun sequence window:
- the RPS11 gene encoding 40S ribosomal protein S11, with protein MADIQTERAYQKQPTIFQNKKRVLLGEGGKEKLPRYHKNIGLGFKTPREAIDGTYIDKKCPFTGNVSIRGRILSGVVTKMKMQRTIVIRRDYLHYIRKYNRFEKRHKNMSVHLSPCFRDVQIGDIVTVGECRPLSKTVRFNVLKVTKAAGTKKQFQKF; from the exons ATGGCGGACATTCAG ACGGAGCGCGCGTACCAGAAGCAGCCGACCATCTTCCAGAACAAGAAGCGCGTGCTGCTGGGCGAGGGCGGCAAAGAGAAGCTGCCTCGCTACCACAAGAATATCGGCCTGGGCTTCAAGACGCCACGGGAG GCTATCGACGGCACTTACATTGATAAAAAATGTCCATTCACTGGTAACGTGTCTATCCGAGGCCGAATCCTTTCAG GTGTGGTGACCAAGATGAAGATGCAGAGAACCATTGTCATCCGCAGGGACTACTTGCATTACATTCGCAAGTATAACCGGTTTGAGAAGCGCCACAAGAACATGTCTGTGCATCTCTCCCCCTGCTTCAG AGATGTTCAGATTGGCGACATTGTCACAGTTGGCGAGTGCCGTCCACTAAGCAAGACAGTCCGTTTCAATGTCCTAAAGGTGACGAAAGCTGCTGGCACCAAAAAACAGTTCCagaaattttaa
- the DHDH gene encoding LOW QUALITY PROTEIN: trans-1,2-dihydrobenzene-1,2-diol dehydrogenase (The sequence of the model RefSeq protein was modified relative to this genomic sequence to represent the inferred CDS: inserted 2 bases in 2 codons), translating into MATRWGICSAGKISNDFLVALKTLPAHDHQAVVVAARDLSRAQEFAKRHSIPKAYGSYEELAKDPNIDIVYVGALHTHHRDIVLLFLRARKNVLCEKPLAMNPKEVKELVTTARKNNVFLMEGLWTRFFPVSEQIRTLLSQXTVGEVKLVRAEFGNSLDHVPRLVEKXARGGALLDIGCYCIQFVCMVFGGEKPESITATGYQYKTGVEETVTIVLQYSGKRQAIITNSIMVPLPNEAVICCSNGIIQVPGTMWCPTSLVVNGKETKYPLPPTTETMNFTNSTGLSYEAEHVRQCLLKGLKESPILSLADSELVAYIIDEARKQLGVIPTK; encoded by the exons atggctaccagatggggTATCTGTTCTGCAGGGAAGATCAGCAACGACTTCCTGGTAGCGCTGAAGACCTTGCCAGCACATGATCACCAG GCTGTGGTGGTGGCAGCTCGTGATCTCAGCCGTGCCCAGGAATTTGCCAAGCGCCACTCCATCCCAAAGGCATACGGGTCTTACGAGGAGCTTGCCAAGGACCCTAACATCG ATATCGTGTATGTGGGGGCCCTGCATACCCACCATCGGGACATAGTGCTCCTGTTCCTCCGGGCAAGGAAGAACGTGCTGTGCGAGAAGCCACTGGCTATGAACCCCAAGGAGGTTAAAGAGCTGGTGACAACAGCCCGGAAGAACAATGTGTTTCTCATGGAG GGCCTTTGGACACGCTTCTTCCCTGTCTCAGAGCAGATCAGAACGCTACTTTCGC AGACTGTGGGAGAAGTGAAGCTGGTGAGAGCAGAGTTTGGCAACAGCCTTGATCATGTGCCTCGCCTGGTGGAAA GAGCTAGGGGAGGAGCTCTCCTGGACATCGGCTGCTACTGCATCCAGTTTGTTTGCATGGTCTTTGGCGGAGAAAAGCCTGAGTCGATTACAGCCACAGGGTACCAGTACAAGACAG GTGTGGAAGAAACCGTGACCATTGTCCTACAGTACTCTGGCAAGCGCCAGGCAATTATCACCAACTCCATTATGGTACCGCTGCCAAATGAGGCAGTCATCTGCTGTAGCAATGGGATCATCCAG GTTCCTGGTACGATGTGGTGCCCAACCTCTCTGGTTGTCAATGGAAAGGAGACTAAATACCCACTGCCTCCTACCACCGAGACAATGAACTTCACCAACAGCACCGGTCTCAGCTATGAAGCAGAACACGTACGCCAGTGCCTGCTAAAAG GATTAAAGGAAAGTCCCATCCTGAGCCTGGCTGACAGTGAGCTGGTGGCTTACATCATCGACGAAGCCCGCAAACAGCTAGGGGTCATTCCTACAAAATAA